A stretch of the Actinomyces qiguomingii genome encodes the following:
- the carB gene encoding carbamoyl-phosphate synthase large subunit, which translates to MPRRTDISSVLVIGSGPIVIGQACEFDYSGTQACRVLRAEGIRVILVNSNPATIMTDPDMADATYVEPITPEVVEAIIAKERPDALLPTLGGQTALNTAMSLVEAGVLDKYGVELIGARAEAINAGEDREEFKRVVERCGAEVARSVIAHTMAECHAGVEALGGYPVVVRPSFTMGGLGSGFAYNAEDLERIAGQGLADSRTSEVLLEESILGWKEIELEVMRDRVDNCVMVCSIENVDPVGVHTGDSITIAPALTLTDRELQQLRDIAIAVIREVGVDTGGCNIQFAVHPNTGRVIVIEMNPRVSRSSALASKATGFPIAKIAARLAVGYTLDEIPNDITGSTPASFEPAVDYVVVKVPRFAFEKFRGADPTLTTTMKSVGEAMALGRCYTEALQKAMRSIDKPGSVFHWNGPAPTAEQLPALIESLRTPTEHRLVDLQQAIRGGATLEQLFDATAIDPWFLDQMFLLQEVAEAVRSASALTPELLGRAKRHGFSDSQIASLRGIGEDTVRQMRHAFGVRPVYKTVDTCAAEFAANTPYLYSTYEQETEVAPREREAVIILGAGPNRIGQGIEFDYSCVHATMALSERYDTVMVNCNPETVSTDYDISDRLYFEPLTFEDVMEVYQAELAAGPVAGMIVQLGGQTPLSLAARLKAAGVPIVGTTPEAIDAAEDREVFGVVLERAGLPAPAHGTALSDEQTLAVAAEIGFPVLVRPSYVLGGRGMEIVYNRDGLADYLARASAEAGGAYANGPLLIDRFLDDAIEIDVDALYDGAELFLGGVMEHIEEAGIHSGDSACVLPPMTLSDTEISRIRRCTAAIAAGVGVRGLINIQYALVSDTLYVIEANPRASRTVPFVSKATGVQLAKAAALIMAGQTIADLKATGHLPAHDASVTDAYDPIAVKEAVLPFKRFRTPSGRVVDTVLGPEMRSTGEVMGYDINFPRAFAKSQAGAYGGLPGEGVLFVSVADRDKRAIVLPVARLAELGFTIYATTGTAQVLRRNGIAATAVRKVSEGRGAHGEQTIVGLIESGAIDMVINTPKGQGARADGYSIRAATTSADKPIITTVQELQAAVQALESQLAGPFRVRSLQQHDADRRTRRTEAAMQEARR; encoded by the coding sequence ATGCCCCGCCGTACTGACATCTCCTCCGTCCTGGTAATCGGCTCCGGTCCGATCGTGATCGGCCAGGCCTGCGAATTCGACTACTCCGGCACCCAGGCCTGCCGCGTACTGCGCGCCGAGGGCATCCGCGTCATCCTGGTCAACTCCAACCCGGCAACCATCATGACCGACCCGGACATGGCCGACGCCACCTATGTTGAGCCCATTACCCCGGAGGTGGTGGAGGCGATTATCGCCAAGGAGCGTCCTGATGCCCTGCTGCCCACCCTTGGCGGCCAGACCGCACTGAACACCGCCATGAGCCTGGTGGAGGCCGGGGTCCTGGATAAGTACGGGGTGGAGCTTATCGGCGCTCGCGCCGAGGCCATCAACGCCGGCGAGGACCGCGAGGAGTTCAAGCGCGTGGTCGAGCGCTGCGGCGCCGAGGTGGCCCGCAGTGTCATCGCCCACACCATGGCCGAATGTCACGCCGGCGTGGAGGCGCTCGGCGGCTACCCGGTAGTTGTGCGCCCCTCCTTCACCATGGGCGGGCTCGGTTCCGGCTTTGCCTACAACGCCGAGGATCTCGAGCGCATCGCTGGCCAGGGCCTGGCCGACTCGCGCACCAGCGAGGTGCTGCTGGAGGAGTCCATCCTGGGCTGGAAGGAGATCGAACTGGAGGTCATGCGCGACCGGGTCGACAACTGCGTGATGGTGTGCTCCATTGAGAACGTCGACCCTGTGGGCGTGCACACCGGTGACTCCATCACCATCGCCCCGGCCCTAACCCTGACCGATCGGGAGCTGCAGCAGCTGCGCGACATCGCCATTGCGGTCATCCGCGAGGTGGGCGTGGACACCGGCGGCTGCAACATTCAATTCGCCGTGCACCCCAATACCGGCCGCGTGATCGTCATTGAGATGAATCCGCGCGTGTCCCGCTCCTCCGCCCTGGCCTCTAAGGCCACCGGCTTTCCCATCGCCAAGATCGCCGCCCGCCTGGCCGTGGGCTACACCTTGGACGAGATCCCCAACGACATCACCGGATCCACCCCGGCCTCCTTCGAACCGGCAGTCGACTACGTGGTGGTCAAGGTGCCGCGCTTCGCCTTCGAGAAGTTCCGCGGCGCCGACCCGACACTTACCACCACCATGAAGTCGGTGGGGGAGGCCATGGCGCTGGGCCGTTGCTACACCGAGGCCCTGCAAAAGGCCATGCGCTCCATCGACAAGCCCGGCAGCGTCTTCCACTGGAACGGACCGGCTCCCACCGCCGAGCAGCTGCCTGCGCTTATTGAGTCGCTGCGTACCCCTACCGAGCACCGCCTGGTGGACCTGCAGCAGGCCATCCGCGGCGGCGCGACCTTGGAGCAGCTCTTCGACGCCACCGCAATCGATCCGTGGTTCCTGGACCAGATGTTCCTGTTGCAGGAAGTGGCAGAGGCGGTTCGGAGCGCCTCGGCGCTGACGCCCGAGCTGCTCGGGCGTGCCAAGAGGCACGGCTTCTCCGACAGCCAGATCGCCTCTTTGCGCGGCATCGGCGAAGACACGGTGCGGCAGATGCGCCACGCCTTCGGCGTGCGGCCCGTGTACAAGACGGTGGACACCTGCGCCGCCGAGTTCGCCGCCAACACCCCCTACCTGTACTCGACCTACGAGCAGGAAACCGAGGTCGCCCCCCGGGAGCGGGAGGCGGTCATCATCCTGGGTGCGGGACCCAACCGGATCGGTCAGGGCATCGAGTTCGACTACTCCTGCGTGCACGCCACCATGGCCCTGTCCGAGCGCTACGACACCGTCATGGTCAACTGCAACCCGGAGACCGTGTCCACCGACTACGACATCTCCGACCGTCTGTACTTCGAGCCGCTGACCTTCGAGGATGTCATGGAGGTCTATCAGGCGGAGCTGGCCGCCGGTCCGGTCGCCGGCATGATCGTCCAGCTCGGAGGACAGACCCCGCTTTCTCTGGCAGCGCGCCTGAAGGCAGCCGGGGTCCCCATTGTGGGCACCACCCCGGAGGCCATCGATGCCGCCGAGGACCGAGAAGTGTTCGGCGTGGTGCTGGAGCGCGCCGGACTACCCGCCCCCGCCCACGGCACCGCCTTGAGCGACGAGCAGACCCTGGCGGTGGCCGCCGAGATCGGCTTCCCGGTGCTGGTGCGCCCCAGCTATGTGTTGGGCGGACGCGGCATGGAGATCGTCTACAACCGCGATGGCCTAGCCGACTATCTGGCACGCGCCTCCGCTGAGGCCGGTGGCGCCTATGCCAACGGTCCGCTGTTGATAGACCGTTTCCTTGACGACGCCATTGAGATCGATGTTGACGCCCTCTACGACGGTGCCGAGCTTTTCCTAGGCGGCGTGATGGAGCACATTGAGGAGGCCGGTATCCACTCCGGTGACTCTGCCTGTGTGTTGCCGCCCATGACCCTTTCGGATACGGAGATCTCCCGGATCCGCCGCTGCACCGCCGCGATCGCCGCCGGCGTGGGGGTGCGTGGCCTGATCAATATCCAGTACGCGCTGGTATCGGACACGCTGTACGTGATCGAGGCCAATCCGCGCGCCTCACGCACCGTGCCCTTCGTATCCAAGGCGACCGGAGTGCAGCTGGCCAAGGCGGCCGCCCTGATCATGGCCGGCCAGACCATCGCCGACCTCAAGGCCACCGGTCACCTGCCCGCCCACGACGCCTCCGTCACCGACGCTTATGACCCGATCGCGGTCAAGGAGGCGGTGCTGCCCTTCAAGCGCTTCCGCACCCCCTCCGGGCGGGTGGTGGACACGGTGCTCGGCCCGGAGATGCGATCCACCGGCGAGGTCATGGGCTATGACATCAACTTCCCGCGAGCCTTCGCCAAGTCTCAGGCCGGTGCCTACGGCGGGTTGCCGGGCGAGGGCGTTTTGTTCGTGTCGGTCGCGGACCGGGACAAGCGCGCCATCGTCCTGCCTGTGGCCCGCCTGGCCGAACTGGGATTCACCATCTACGCCACCACCGGCACCGCCCAGGTGCTGCGTCGCAACGGCATCGCGGCCACCGCGGTGCGTAAGGTCAGCGAGGGCCGGGGCGCTCATGGCGAGCAGACCATCGTCGGACTGATCGAATCCGGTGCCATAGACATGGTCATCAACACCCCCAAGGGGCAGGGGGCCCGCGCCGACGGCTACTCGATCCGCGCTGCCACCACCAGCGCGGATAAGCCGATCATCACCACCGTCCAGGAGTTGCAGGCGGCGGTGCAGGCGTTGGAGTCGCAGCTGGCCGGCCCCTTCCGGGTGCGCAGCCTGCAGCAGCACGACGCCGATCGGCGCACCCGCCGTACCGAGGCCGCAATGCAGGAGGCGCGCCGATGA